One region of Streptomyces rishiriensis genomic DNA includes:
- a CDS encoding shikimate dehydrogenase: MAVVSKDSYLVGLIGSGIGPSLSPALHEREAARQGLRYVYRLIDIDVLGVGPEAVGDLLRAARDLGFDGLNITHPCKRLVIPHLDALAPGAEALGAVNTVVFEDGRAVGHNTDVTGFAASFARGLPDVPLERVVQLGAGGAGAAVAHATLTLGAGQVTVVDALADRAADLAGSLSRHFGPGRAAPAGPDRLADLLARTDGVVHATPTGMAAHPGLPFPAGLLRPDLWVAEVVYRPLETELLRSARAVGCATLDGGGMAVFQAVDAFRLFTGREPDSVGMLADFAEMARGAEHSAGRAL, encoded by the coding sequence GTGGCCGTCGTCTCCAAGGACTCGTATCTCGTCGGACTGATCGGCTCCGGTATCGGTCCGTCCCTCAGCCCGGCGCTGCACGAGCGGGAGGCCGCCCGGCAGGGTCTGCGGTACGTGTACCGGCTCATCGACATCGACGTGCTGGGCGTCGGACCCGAGGCGGTGGGCGACCTGCTGCGCGCGGCCCGTGATCTCGGCTTCGACGGGCTCAACATCACGCATCCGTGCAAGCGACTGGTCATCCCGCACCTCGACGCGCTCGCCCCCGGGGCCGAGGCGCTCGGGGCGGTCAACACCGTGGTCTTCGAGGACGGCCGGGCCGTCGGCCACAACACCGACGTAACCGGTTTCGCCGCCTCCTTCGCGCGGGGCCTGCCCGACGTCCCGCTGGAGCGTGTGGTGCAGCTGGGCGCCGGAGGCGCGGGCGCGGCCGTCGCGCACGCCACCCTCACGTTGGGCGCCGGGCAGGTCACCGTCGTGGACGCGCTGGCCGACCGGGCCGCGGATCTCGCCGGTTCCCTCAGCCGGCACTTCGGTCCCGGCCGGGCCGCCCCCGCGGGTCCGGACCGGCTGGCCGATCTGCTGGCGCGGACCGACGGCGTCGTGCACGCCACCCCCACGGGCATGGCCGCCCATCCCGGCCTGCCCTTCCCGGCCGGGTTGCTGCGTCCCGATCTGTGGGTCGCCGAGGTCGTCTACCGTCCACTGGAGACCGAGCTGCTGCGCTCCGCGCGCGCGGTCGGCTGCGCCACTCTGGACGGGGGCGGCATGGCCGTCTTCCAGGCCGTGGACGCCTTCCGTCTGTTCACCGGCCGCGAGCCGGACAGCGTCGGCATGCTGGCCGACTTCGCGGAGATGGCCCGTGGCGCGGAACACTCGGCCGGCCGCGCCCTGTGA
- a CDS encoding saccharopine dehydrogenase family protein — MADLVPATGTVHWVGAGLSTGSGLAALCEHTDAVRLWHRTAERAAETLDRLGLTGRAEPLAYTLGALMDRLAPGDVVVSMLPASEHAALLAACVTRRAHFACSSYVSDAVLEQVPAATGAGLVVLAEAGLDPGVDHLFAHSLVARARRAIGDHTAASYRLTSYCGGVPAVPNDFRYRFSWAPLGVLNALRSPARYVENGAETVVGRPWEATREHLVHGETFEVYPNRDSVPFIEQYGLPRAWKPLTFVRGTLRLDGWLRAWETVFEQLRTGDDAAIAALARELAAAYPTTDTDRDRVVLAVSLDVRASGRGTGDTADTGDRAEGVDNGTTWSGSYLLDLEGDEKESAMARCVSRPLALGVRHILDGSLAPGLSRAAETAPRSEEWLRELGDEGLVFTLRTEG; from the coding sequence GTGGCTGACCTGGTTCCGGCGACCGGCACCGTCCACTGGGTGGGCGCCGGCCTCTCCACGGGCAGCGGCCTGGCCGCCCTGTGCGAGCACACCGACGCAGTACGGCTGTGGCACCGTACGGCGGAGCGGGCCGCCGAGACCCTCGACCGGCTGGGGCTGACCGGACGCGCCGAGCCGCTCGCCTACACCCTCGGCGCGCTGATGGACCGACTGGCGCCCGGGGACGTCGTGGTGTCGATGCTGCCCGCGTCCGAGCACGCGGCGCTGCTGGCGGCGTGCGTGACCCGACGGGCCCACTTCGCGTGCTCCAGCTATGTCTCCGACGCGGTGCTGGAGCAGGTACCCGCGGCCACGGGGGCCGGGCTCGTCGTCCTCGCCGAGGCCGGGCTCGACCCGGGCGTCGACCACCTCTTCGCGCACAGCCTCGTGGCGCGTGCCCGACGGGCGATCGGCGACCACACGGCGGCCTCGTACCGCCTCACCTCGTACTGCGGAGGCGTCCCGGCCGTCCCCAACGACTTCAGGTACCGCTTCAGCTGGGCGCCGCTCGGCGTCCTCAACGCCCTGCGCTCGCCCGCGCGTTACGTCGAGAACGGCGCCGAGACGGTGGTCGGCCGGCCCTGGGAGGCCACGCGCGAGCATCTCGTCCACGGTGAGACCTTCGAGGTCTACCCCAACCGAGACAGCGTTCCGTTCATCGAGCAGTACGGGCTGCCGCGGGCCTGGAAGCCGCTCACCTTCGTACGCGGCACCCTGCGCCTCGACGGCTGGCTGCGGGCCTGGGAGACGGTCTTCGAGCAGCTGAGGACGGGCGACGACGCCGCGATCGCCGCGCTGGCCCGGGAACTGGCGGCCGCCTACCCGACCACGGACACCGACCGCGACCGGGTGGTCCTCGCCGTGTCACTGGACGTGCGGGCGTCGGGAAGGGGCACGGGTGACACCGCAGACACGGGCGATCGGGCCGAGGGCGTCGACAACGGAACGACGTGGTCCGGGAGTTACCTCCTGGACCTGGAGGGCGACGAGAAGGAGAGCGCGATGGCGCGATGCGTCTCCCGGCCGCTCGCCCTGGGCGTCCGGCACATCCTGGACGGCTCCCTGGCACCCGGGCTGAGCCGGGCGGCCGAGACGGCACCGCGCTCGGAGGAATGGCTTCGTGAACTCGGCGACGAGGGACTCGTGTTCACGCTGCGGACCGAGGGCTGA
- a CDS encoding TIGR03618 family F420-dependent PPOX class oxidoreductase, with translation MTQDTTQNALLALLSEGRGGVLVTLKRDGRPQLSNVTHRYYPDEHVIRISVTDDRAKTRNLRRDPRASYHVTAADRRAYTVAEATADLSPVAKDPYDATVEELVRLYRDVLGEHPDWDDFRAAMVRDRRLVLRLRVERAYGIPKGAGDA, from the coding sequence ATGACTCAGGACACGACACAGAACGCACTGCTCGCACTGCTCTCCGAGGGCCGCGGTGGGGTACTGGTCACCCTCAAGCGCGACGGCCGCCCCCAGCTGTCGAACGTCACCCACCGCTACTACCCGGACGAGCACGTCATCCGGATCTCCGTCACGGACGACCGCGCCAAGACCCGCAACCTGCGGCGCGACCCCCGGGCCTCGTACCACGTCACCGCCGCCGACCGCCGCGCCTACACGGTCGCCGAGGCCACCGCAGACCTCTCGCCGGTCGCGAAGGATCCCTACGACGCCACCGTCGAGGAACTCGTCCGTCTCTACCGCGACGTCCTGGGCGAGCATCCCGACTGGGACGACTTCCGCGCCGCCATGGTCCGCGACCGCCGCCTGGTGCTGCGCCTGCGAGTGGAGCGCGCGTACGGCATTCCCAAGGGCGCCGGCGACGCCTAA
- a CDS encoding MFS transporter codes for MSVPAAPAGQPKKAAAAAWIGSALEYYDFFIYGSAAALIFPEVFFDASDPATATLLSLATFGVAYAARPVGALFLGHFGDRVGRKKIMVFTLVLMGVSTFLIGCLPTRAQVGTLAPVLLVLCRVLQGISAAGEQASANSMTLEHAPSQRRGFFTSFTLSGTQGGQLLATLVFIPIAALPEEQLLSWGWRVPFWLSIAVAVVGYVIRRKLEETPAFAAQQATGEVVRLPLAVLLRDHWADVLRVVAGALVASVSTIFTVWALAYATSDAVGMSRTSMLWVGALANVVALAAIPAWATLSDRVGRRPVYLIGAAGSAVMMFAYLWAISTGSYPLILLLGIATFGVVYSAANGVWPSFYGEMFSTRVRLSGMAIGTQIGFAVAGFAVTFAARIAGPDGDGWSSVALFTAALCVPPVIAVLSARETAKIPTEELGERGARKAPQPETVTA; via the coding sequence GTGTCCGTCCCCGCAGCACCTGCCGGCCAGCCGAAGAAAGCCGCCGCGGCGGCCTGGATCGGCAGCGCTCTGGAGTACTACGACTTCTTCATCTACGGCAGCGCGGCAGCACTGATCTTCCCCGAGGTCTTCTTCGACGCGTCCGACCCGGCCACCGCGACCCTGCTGTCGCTGGCCACCTTCGGCGTCGCCTACGCAGCCCGGCCCGTCGGCGCCCTTTTCCTCGGCCACTTCGGCGACCGGGTGGGCCGCAAGAAGATCATGGTCTTCACGCTCGTCCTGATGGGCGTCTCGACGTTCCTCATCGGCTGCCTGCCCACTCGCGCGCAGGTCGGCACGCTCGCGCCGGTCCTGCTGGTGCTGTGCCGCGTCCTCCAGGGCATCTCCGCCGCCGGGGAGCAGGCCAGCGCCAACTCCATGACGCTGGAACACGCGCCGTCGCAACGCCGGGGTTTCTTCACCAGCTTCACCCTCAGCGGCACCCAGGGCGGGCAGCTCCTCGCCACGCTGGTCTTCATCCCGATCGCGGCGCTCCCCGAGGAGCAGTTGCTGTCCTGGGGCTGGCGGGTCCCGTTCTGGCTGAGCATCGCGGTCGCCGTCGTCGGCTACGTCATCCGCCGCAAGCTGGAGGAGACCCCGGCCTTCGCCGCCCAGCAGGCCACCGGTGAGGTCGTCAGGCTGCCGCTGGCGGTACTGCTGCGCGACCACTGGGCGGACGTCCTGCGGGTGGTCGCCGGCGCGCTCGTCGCCTCGGTCAGCACCATCTTCACCGTGTGGGCGCTGGCGTACGCGACCAGCGACGCGGTCGGGATGAGCCGCACCTCCATGCTGTGGGTGGGCGCGCTGGCCAACGTGGTCGCCCTGGCCGCCATCCCGGCCTGGGCCACGCTCTCCGACCGCGTCGGCCGCCGTCCGGTCTATCTGATCGGCGCGGCCGGCAGCGCGGTGATGATGTTCGCCTACCTGTGGGCGATCTCGACCGGCTCCTACCCGCTGATCCTGCTGCTGGGGATCGCCACCTTCGGCGTGGTCTACAGCGCCGCGAACGGCGTGTGGCCCTCCTTCTACGGTGAGATGTTCTCGACCCGTGTCCGCCTGTCCGGCATGGCGATCGGCACCCAGATCGGCTTCGCCGTGGCCGGTTTCGCGGTCACCTTCGCCGCGCGGATCGCGGGTCCGGACGGCGACGGCTGGTCCTCGGTGGCCCTCTTCACGGCGGCACTGTGCGTCCCGCCGGTGATCGCGGTCCTGTCGGCGCGGGAGACCGCGAAGATCCCGACGGAGGAGCTGGGCGAGCGGGGCGCGCGCAAGGCCCCGCAGCCGGAAACGGTTACCGCCTGA
- a CDS encoding TetR/AcrR family transcriptional regulator gives MSGSEKTDPEKTDPPEADSGKPDAELRTRLVDVGVDLVSREGAGALTLREIARRAGVSHGAPRRYFPTHLELLSAIAHRGFAQLGTRVTTVLGDDTAGPRAQLTELAHTYLDFALGNPGMYELMFRHDLLESGHLRLRDTSLPLFGVLVDLVGRVRPGSDARSVAGALWANLHGIAQLWRWGSLPLATGADDVVPLMRTALDAHLGPEADR, from the coding sequence ATGAGTGGCTCGGAGAAGACGGACCCGGAAAAGACGGACCCCCCCGAGGCGGACTCCGGGAAGCCGGACGCCGAACTGCGGACCCGCCTCGTCGACGTGGGCGTGGACCTGGTCTCCCGGGAGGGCGCCGGAGCGCTCACCCTGCGGGAGATCGCGCGCCGGGCCGGCGTCTCGCACGGCGCGCCGCGCCGCTACTTCCCCACCCATCTGGAGCTGCTGTCGGCCATCGCCCACCGCGGCTTCGCCCAGCTGGGCACGCGTGTGACGACCGTCCTCGGCGACGACACCGCCGGCCCTCGCGCCCAGCTCACCGAACTGGCGCACACCTACCTGGACTTCGCACTCGGCAACCCAGGCATGTACGAGCTGATGTTCCGTCACGACCTGTTGGAGAGCGGCCACTTGCGGCTGCGGGACACCAGCCTGCCCCTGTTCGGCGTCCTGGTGGACCTGGTCGGCCGGGTCCGGCCCGGCAGCGACGCCCGGTCGGTCGCGGGCGCACTGTGGGCGAACCTGCACGGCATCGCCCAGCTCTGGCGCTGGGGAAGCCTCCCCCTCGCCACCGGCGCCGACGACGTCGTACCCCTGATGCGAACCGCTCTGGACGCGCATCTCGGTCCGGAGGCCGACCGGTGA
- a CDS encoding serine hydrolase domain-containing protein codes for MALLRQEVDPSGVGLDAKALDRLDQHLAHLVDEGRLPGFLVAVSRGGRVAHLTAHGHRDIAAGLPVEADTLYRIYSMTKPVTSVAALILVEEGRLRLDDPVADHLPAFADQRVYAGGSGADLTTRPVGQPLLVKHLMTHTAGLTFAFYHCHPVDALYREAGLESAVLPGSDLAGTVEAYARLPLQFEPGTQWNYSVATNVLGRIIEVVSGRPLDEFVAERILRPLGMPDAGFQVTDEQAGRLAELYGDADDGGIERIPGLPLSGRPRFLSGSGGMVATAYDIHRFSELLRRRGELDGVRLLEPETVDLMTRNHLPGGADLRAFGSRPAHDEPGNDGVGFGLGVSVVTDPSRTQAPSGLGTYGWSGVATTTFWVDPSHDLSVQFLTQLRPKRSLKLYPDLKRLVHEAITG; via the coding sequence ATGGCACTGCTGCGGCAAGAGGTCGACCCGAGCGGGGTCGGGCTGGACGCGAAGGCGCTGGACCGGCTCGACCAGCACCTCGCCCACCTCGTCGACGAGGGGCGCCTGCCCGGGTTCCTCGTGGCCGTCTCCCGCGGCGGCCGGGTCGCCCACCTCACCGCGCACGGCCACCGCGACATCGCCGCCGGGCTGCCCGTCGAGGCCGACACCCTCTACCGGATCTACTCGATGACCAAGCCGGTCACCTCGGTCGCCGCGCTGATACTGGTCGAGGAGGGCCGGCTGCGCCTCGACGATCCGGTCGCCGACCACCTCCCGGCCTTCGCGGACCAGCGGGTGTACGCGGGCGGTTCGGGCGCCGACCTCACCACCCGCCCGGTCGGGCAGCCCCTGCTCGTGAAGCACCTGATGACCCACACCGCGGGCCTGACCTTCGCCTTCTACCACTGCCACCCGGTCGACGCCCTGTACCGCGAGGCCGGTCTGGAGTCGGCGGTGCTGCCGGGCTCGGACCTGGCCGGGACGGTGGAGGCGTACGCGCGGCTGCCGCTCCAGTTCGAGCCCGGCACCCAGTGGAACTACTCGGTGGCCACCAACGTCCTGGGCCGGATCATCGAGGTCGTCTCCGGTAGGCCGCTGGACGAGTTCGTCGCCGAGCGGATCCTCCGCCCGCTCGGCATGCCGGACGCCGGCTTCCAGGTCACGGACGAACAGGCCGGCCGGCTGGCGGAGCTGTACGGCGACGCCGACGACGGCGGGATCGAGCGGATCCCGGGCCTTCCGCTGTCCGGCCGTCCCCGGTTCCTGTCGGGCAGCGGCGGTATGGTGGCGACCGCATACGACATCCACCGCTTCAGTGAGCTGCTGCGCCGCCGCGGCGAGCTCGACGGCGTACGTCTGCTCGAACCCGAGACCGTCGACCTGATGACCCGCAACCATCTCCCCGGCGGCGCCGACCTGCGCGCCTTCGGCAGTCGCCCCGCCCACGACGAACCCGGCAACGACGGTGTCGGCTTCGGTCTCGGGGTCTCCGTGGTGACCGACCCGAGCCGCACCCAGGCGCCCTCCGGGCTCGGCACGTACGGCTGGAGCGGCGTCGCCACCACGACGTTCTGGGTCGACCCGAGCCACGATCTGAGCGTCCAGTTCCTGACCCAGCTGAGGCCCAAGAGGTCCCTGAAGCTCTACCCCGACCTCAAGCGGCTGGTCCACGAGGCGATCACCGGCTGA
- a CDS encoding TetR/AcrR family transcriptional regulator, whose translation MTSVDEPARPHGNGRLRDAARTRAEILDVATLEFARVGYAGARVDDIAARTSTTKRMIYYYFGGKEQLFTAVLERAYGVIREAEQQLDVEHLDPVAAIRRLAELTFDHHEQHPDFIRLVSIENIHEAEHIAGSEKLGRIGSPALDVIGRILASGRESGLFTAEVDAVDLHAMISSFCFFRVANRHTFGALFGRDLVDPAQREHYRAMLGDMVIAYLTAERTAD comes from the coding sequence ATGACCAGCGTCGACGAACCGGCACGACCTCACGGCAACGGGCGCTTGCGCGACGCCGCCCGCACCCGGGCCGAGATCCTCGACGTGGCGACGCTGGAGTTCGCCCGGGTCGGCTACGCCGGGGCCCGGGTCGACGACATCGCCGCCCGCACCAGCACCACGAAGCGGATGATCTACTACTACTTCGGCGGCAAGGAACAGCTGTTCACCGCCGTCCTGGAGCGGGCGTACGGCGTCATCCGCGAGGCCGAGCAGCAGCTCGACGTGGAGCATCTCGACCCGGTCGCGGCCATCCGCCGACTGGCCGAGCTGACCTTCGACCATCACGAGCAGCACCCCGACTTCATCCGACTGGTGAGCATCGAGAACATCCACGAGGCCGAGCACATCGCCGGCTCGGAGAAGCTCGGGCGGATCGGCTCCCCCGCGCTCGACGTGATCGGCCGCATCCTGGCCTCCGGGCGGGAGTCCGGCCTCTTCACGGCCGAGGTGGACGCCGTCGACCTGCACGCCATGATCAGCTCGTTCTGCTTCTTCCGGGTGGCCAACCGGCACACGTTCGGCGCCCTGTTCGGCCGCGACCTGGTCGACCCGGCACAGCGGGAGCACTACCGCGCCATGCTCGGCGACATGGTGATCGCCTACCTGACGGCGGAGCGAACGGCGGACTGA
- a CDS encoding MFS transporter, with translation MVVALDGTVLTVAQPTLRRDLDASLTQVQWTSTGYLVAVASLLVLAGRLGDRYGHRRTFAPGMLGFGAASAGIALAPDIGWVIGLRIVQGVFGALLQPATLGMLRAAYPPERLRTPIAVRTASIGVAAAAGPVVGGALATEFGWRAVFLLNIVPALGFGLLALASRERRDGRDVTERPPPVAGAPLDLPGALLLAVTLACLVHTLVGLPGVTWSAPVALLAGAAFVRHERRSSSPLLPPEVVGSPAVGAALGVLVIASAVLNGGLLTCVYVLQDDLGTTPLRSALLSLPLAVLLVAAAAASAVLLRRSGARATVAAGMVVLAAGLLVLAGASAPVPLCAGFALVGAGFGTVMVAATHVVVRQAPAASAGVAGALQQTAMNVGPVAGVAAATVLMDLGAARSPLVVLAFTAAAALPVCRALPTGPRPAPVTPASGTSAGPSDATHTDHGAERGPDTRSLRDHGV, from the coding sequence ATGGTGGTCGCCCTGGACGGCACCGTGCTCACCGTCGCGCAGCCCACCCTGCGCCGTGACCTGGACGCCTCCCTCACCCAGGTCCAGTGGACCAGTACCGGGTATCTCGTCGCGGTGGCGAGCCTGCTGGTCCTCGCCGGGCGGCTCGGGGACCGATACGGACACCGGCGCACCTTCGCGCCGGGCATGCTCGGCTTCGGCGCCGCCTCGGCGGGCATCGCGCTGGCGCCGGACATCGGCTGGGTGATCGGGCTGCGGATCGTGCAGGGGGTCTTCGGAGCGCTGTTGCAGCCGGCCACGCTGGGGATGCTGCGGGCCGCGTATCCGCCCGAGCGGCTGCGGACCCCGATCGCCGTGCGCACCGCGTCCATCGGGGTGGCCGCGGCGGCCGGACCGGTGGTGGGCGGTGCGCTGGCCACCGAGTTCGGCTGGCGGGCCGTGTTCCTCCTCAACATCGTGCCCGCCCTGGGGTTCGGCCTGCTCGCCCTCGCCTCCCGGGAGCGCCGGGACGGTCGGGACGTGACGGAGCGTCCGCCGCCGGTCGCCGGCGCCCCGCTCGACCTGCCCGGTGCCCTGCTGCTCGCCGTGACCCTGGCCTGTCTGGTGCACACGCTCGTCGGCCTGCCTGGCGTGACGTGGTCGGCGCCGGTCGCCCTCCTCGCCGGCGCCGCCTTCGTACGGCACGAGCGCCGGTCGAGCTCTCCGCTGCTGCCGCCGGAGGTCGTGGGCTCGCCAGCCGTGGGCGCGGCGCTCGGCGTGCTCGTCATCGCGTCGGCGGTCCTCAACGGCGGGCTGCTGACCTGCGTCTACGTACTCCAGGACGACCTGGGGACGACCCCGCTGCGCAGCGCACTGCTCAGCCTCCCGCTGGCCGTGCTGCTGGTGGCCGCCGCTGCGGCGTCCGCCGTCCTGCTGCGCCGGTCCGGCGCGCGCGCCACGGTCGCCGCAGGGATGGTCGTCCTCGCCGCCGGGCTCCTCGTCCTCGCCGGGGCCTCGGCGCCGGTCCCTCTCTGCGCCGGGTTCGCGCTGGTGGGCGCCGGGTTCGGGACCGTGATGGTGGCGGCGACCCATGTCGTCGTACGCCAGGCCCCCGCGGCGTCGGCCGGGGTGGCCGGCGCACTGCAGCAGACCGCCATGAACGTCGGGCCGGTGGCGGGGGTGGCTGCGGCGACCGTGCTCATGGACCTCGGCGCGGCGCGCTCGCCCCTGGTCGTGCTGGCGTTCACGGCCGCCGCGGCGCTGCCGGTCTGCCGGGCGCTGCCTACCGGTCCGCGCCCCGCCCCGGTCACCCCCGCTTCGGGTACCTCGGCTGGTCCGAGCGACGCAACGCACACCGATCATGGCGCCGAAAGGGGTCCGGACACGCGTTCCCTGCGCGACCATGGGGTCTGA
- a CDS encoding TetR/AcrR family transcriptional regulator codes for MPAPERGPRERMVFSAAQLIRRDGVGATGMREVAAHAGAPRGSLQHYFPGGKQQLVNEAVEWAGRYAGRRVARFLDESAKAGEPTPAGLFAAMVRQWTDEYAASGFAAGCPVAAATVDCAASGDATREAAAAAFATWTGLVAEALTGLGVPAARAGSLATLMISALEGAILIARAERDVRALTTVATELAPLLDAAVASGAAQR; via the coding sequence ATGCCGGCGCCCGAACGGGGACCCCGGGAGCGGATGGTCTTCAGCGCGGCCCAGCTCATCCGCCGTGACGGAGTCGGCGCGACGGGCATGCGGGAGGTCGCCGCCCACGCCGGTGCGCCCCGGGGATCGCTCCAGCACTACTTTCCCGGCGGCAAGCAGCAACTCGTCAACGAGGCCGTGGAATGGGCGGGCCGCTACGCCGGCAGACGCGTCGCCCGTTTCCTGGACGAGTCGGCGAAGGCCGGCGAGCCCACTCCCGCCGGGCTCTTCGCCGCGATGGTGCGCCAGTGGACGGACGAGTACGCGGCGTCAGGGTTCGCCGCGGGCTGCCCCGTCGCCGCCGCGACCGTCGACTGCGCGGCCTCCGGCGACGCCACCCGGGAGGCCGCGGCCGCCGCGTTCGCCACCTGGACCGGCCTGGTCGCCGAGGCTCTGACCGGCCTGGGCGTCCCGGCGGCCCGGGCCGGCTCACTCGCCACCCTCATGATCAGCGCCCTGGAAGGGGCGATCCTGATCGCCCGGGCGGAACGGGACGTCCGGGCGCTGACGACCGTCGCGACGGAACTTGCGCCCCTGCTGGACGCGGCCGTCGCAAGCGGCGCTGCCCAGCGGTAG
- a CDS encoding NAD(P)-dependent oxidoreductase produces the protein MGGDLPHARRADSVTADELGRAEDHPLPGSPFGRRHGGPPPSCDTRESSVRESYDRRHSTRYYDQCHRAAWGCHGAVVQPSRSAGKVAAVQVGFIGLGVMGRPMALRLVGAGTPLVVWNRTAAPAEALRVAGAEVAAGPAEVFARADVVFLMLADGTAVDAVLGRGTPDFGPRVTGRVVVTMGTTSPGYSRALEGDVRAAGGRYVEAPVSGSRVPAEQGRLVAMVAGEEAAVDSVRPLLAPMCHEAFRCGPAPGALLMKLAVNLFLITQVTGFTEAFHFAERQGLDRRLFLDVVAAGPLASGVSRMKAPKLLTGDFAVQAAALDVLKNNRLIADAARASGLASPLLDTCHALFEETVALGHAGADMVAVLHALEARSDAGDADAADDGAAA, from the coding sequence GTGGGCGGCGACCTCCCGCATGCCCGTCGCGCCGACTCCGTCACGGCGGATGAGCTGGGCCGCGCTGAAGACCATCCGCTCCCGGGGTCCCCGTTCGGGCGCCGGCATGGTGGGCCTCCTCCGAGCTGTGACACGCGCGAATCCTCTGTCCGAGAATCCTATGACCGGCGTCATAGCACTCGCTACTATGACCAGTGTCATAGAGCTGCCTGGGGCTGTCATGGAGCCGTCGTGCAGCCGTCGCGGAGCGCAGGGAAGGTGGCCGCCGTGCAGGTCGGATTCATCGGTCTGGGTGTGATGGGCCGCCCCATGGCGCTACGACTGGTCGGCGCCGGGACGCCCCTGGTGGTGTGGAACCGTACGGCGGCTCCCGCCGAGGCTCTGCGCGTGGCAGGCGCCGAGGTCGCGGCCGGCCCCGCCGAGGTGTTCGCGCGCGCCGACGTCGTGTTCCTCATGCTGGCCGACGGGACCGCCGTCGACGCCGTGCTCGGCCGCGGCACCCCCGACTTCGGCCCGCGGGTGACCGGGCGGGTGGTCGTCACCATGGGCACGACCTCGCCCGGGTACTCGCGGGCACTGGAGGGGGACGTGCGCGCGGCGGGCGGCCGGTACGTCGAGGCGCCCGTGTCCGGTTCGCGGGTCCCGGCCGAGCAGGGCCGCCTGGTGGCGATGGTGGCGGGCGAGGAGGCGGCCGTGGACTCCGTACGGCCGCTGCTCGCCCCGATGTGCCACGAGGCGTTCCGCTGCGGCCCGGCGCCCGGCGCGCTGCTGATGAAGCTGGCGGTGAACCTGTTCCTGATCACACAGGTGACCGGCTTCACCGAGGCCTTCCACTTCGCGGAGCGGCAGGGGCTCGACCGTCGGTTGTTCCTGGACGTCGTGGCCGCCGGCCCCCTGGCGAGCGGGGTTTCCCGGATGAAGGCTCCCAAGCTGCTGACGGGCGACTTCGCGGTGCAGGCCGCCGCACTGGACGTCCTGAAGAACAACCGCCTCATCGCCGACGCCGCCCGCGCGTCCGGTCTGGCCTCCCCCCTCCTCGACACCTGCCATGCCCTGTTCGAGGAGACGGTGGCCCTGGGTCACGCGGGCGCGGACATGGTCGCCGTCCTGCACGCCCTGGAAGCCCGCAGCGACGCGGGTGACGCCGACGCGGCCGACGACGGGGCCGCCGCTTAG